In Miscanthus floridulus cultivar M001 chromosome 5, ASM1932011v1, whole genome shotgun sequence, one genomic interval encodes:
- the LOC136451753 gene encoding beta-1,2-xylosyltransferase XYXT1-like isoform X2: MGGEMKPGGRGLKSWAQRHLNVGFAVGFLLVLLTYLVVSWQLAVTAPGAVATKAPRVADKQVIVGAAGDDAEGASKRQQEWQPKEAAKEEDTSGAVPTESSPKTDEADAKPSETTTTSNAVCNTDGPVSETCELDGDVRTNGSARSVTFVPARPSSERREWKVRPYSRRTMSGIDRVTVTQLESPQRDPAACAVTHDVPGVLFALGGLTGNYWHDFSDVLVPLYAASRRYKGEVLFLVSNVQPWWLGKYEAVVRRLSKYDAVDLDRDARVRCFRHLTVGLRLHKELSIVPDLTPDSLTMADFTAFLRETYALPRGAPASPTAERKPRLLLIHRAHYRRFVNVPEIRRAAESAGFEVSVASPRGDTPVEETARMVNSHDVLLGVHGAGLTNAVFLPAGGVVIQVVPYGRLERMARTDFGEPVADMGLRYLEYSVAAAESTLLEMLGPEHPVIKDPDAVHRSGWDKVAEYYLGKQDVRVDVNRFAPTLAQAMDHLRHRHRQQ; this comes from the exons ATGGGCGGCGAGATGAAGCCCGGGGGGAGGGGACTCAAGAGCTGGGCGCAGCGCCACCTCAACGTCGGCTTCGCCGTCGGCTTCCTCCTCGTGCTGCTCACCTACCTCGTCGTCTCCTGGCAGCTCGCCGTCACCGCACCCGGCG CTGTCGCTACGAAAGCGCCGCGGGTGGCGGATAAGCAGGTGATCGTCGGAGCTGCCGGAGATGATGCAG AGGGCGCGAGCAAAAGGCAGCAGGAATGGCAGCCAAAAGAGGCGGCGAAGGAGGAGGATACGTCCGGTGCCGTCCCAACGGAGTCGTCTCCGAAAACAGACGAGGCCGACGCCAAACCGTCCG agacgacgacgacgagcaaCGCCGTGTGCAACACGGACGGCCCCGTGTCCGAGACCTGCGAGCTGGACGGCGACGTCCGCACCAACGGCAGCGCTCGATCGGTGACCTTCGTCCCGGCGCGCCCGTCGTCGGAGCGCCGGGAGTGGAAGGTGCGGCCGTACTCGCGCCGGACCATGTCCGGCATCGACAGGGTCACCGTGACGCAGCTGGAGTCCCCGCAGCGGGACCCGGCGGCGTGCGCGGTGACCCACGACGTGCCGGGCGTGCTGTTCGCGCTCGGCGGGCTCACGGGCAACTACTGGCACGACTTCAGCGACGTGCTGGTGCCGCTGTACGCCGCGTCGCGGCGGTACAAGGGCGAGGTCCTGTTCCTGGTCAGCAACGTCCAGCCGTGGTGGCTGGGCAAGTACGAGGCCGTCGTGCGCCGGCTCTCCAAGTACGACGCCGTGGACCTGGACCGGGACGCGCGGGTGCGTTGCTTCCGCCACCTCACCGTGGGCCTGCGCCTGCACAAGGAGCTCAGCATCGTACCGGACCTGACGCCGGACAGCCTGACCATGGCCGACTTCACGGCGTTCCTGCGAGAGACGTACGCGCTCCCGCGCGGCGCGCCGGCGAGCCCGACGGCGGAGAGGAAGCCGCGGCTGCTGCTGATCCACCGCGCGCACTACCGCCGGTTCGTGAACGTGCCGGAGATCAGGCGCGCGGCGGAGTCGGCGGGGTTCGAGGTGTCCGTGGCGAGCCCGCGCGGCGACACGCCAGTCGAGGAGACGGCGCGGATGGTGAACTCGCACGACGTGCTGTTGGGCGTGCACGGCGCCGGGCTGACGAACGCGGTGTTCCTCCCCGCCGGCGGCGTGGTGATCCAGGTGGTGCCGTACGGGCGGCTGGAGCGCATGGCGCGGACGGACTTCGGGGAGCCCGTGGCGGACATGGGCCTGCGCTACCTGGAGTACAGCGTGGCCGCGGCGGAGAGCACGCTGCTGGAGATGCTGGGGCCGGAGCACCCGGTGATCAAGGACCCGGACGCCGTGCACCGCAGCGGGTGGGACAAGGTCGCCGAGTACTACCTCGGGAAGCAGGACGTGCGCGTCGACGTCAACCGCTTCGCGCCCACGCTTGCGCAGGCGATGGACCACctgcggcaccggcaccggcagcaGTGA
- the LOC136451753 gene encoding beta-1,2-xylosyltransferase XYXT1-like isoform X1: MGGEMKPGGRGLKSWAQRHLNVGFAVGFLLVLLTYLVVSWQLAVTAPGAVATKAPRVADKQVIVGAAGDDAEGASKRQQEWQPKEAAKEEDTSGAVPTESSPKTDEADAKPSAETTTTSNAVCNTDGPVSETCELDGDVRTNGSARSVTFVPARPSSERREWKVRPYSRRTMSGIDRVTVTQLESPQRDPAACAVTHDVPGVLFALGGLTGNYWHDFSDVLVPLYAASRRYKGEVLFLVSNVQPWWLGKYEAVVRRLSKYDAVDLDRDARVRCFRHLTVGLRLHKELSIVPDLTPDSLTMADFTAFLRETYALPRGAPASPTAERKPRLLLIHRAHYRRFVNVPEIRRAAESAGFEVSVASPRGDTPVEETARMVNSHDVLLGVHGAGLTNAVFLPAGGVVIQVVPYGRLERMARTDFGEPVADMGLRYLEYSVAAAESTLLEMLGPEHPVIKDPDAVHRSGWDKVAEYYLGKQDVRVDVNRFAPTLAQAMDHLRHRHRQQ; this comes from the exons ATGGGCGGCGAGATGAAGCCCGGGGGGAGGGGACTCAAGAGCTGGGCGCAGCGCCACCTCAACGTCGGCTTCGCCGTCGGCTTCCTCCTCGTGCTGCTCACCTACCTCGTCGTCTCCTGGCAGCTCGCCGTCACCGCACCCGGCG CTGTCGCTACGAAAGCGCCGCGGGTGGCGGATAAGCAGGTGATCGTCGGAGCTGCCGGAGATGATGCAG AGGGCGCGAGCAAAAGGCAGCAGGAATGGCAGCCAAAAGAGGCGGCGAAGGAGGAGGATACGTCCGGTGCCGTCCCAACGGAGTCGTCTCCGAAAACAGACGAGGCCGACGCCAAACCGTCCG cagagacgacgacgacgagcaaCGCCGTGTGCAACACGGACGGCCCCGTGTCCGAGACCTGCGAGCTGGACGGCGACGTCCGCACCAACGGCAGCGCTCGATCGGTGACCTTCGTCCCGGCGCGCCCGTCGTCGGAGCGCCGGGAGTGGAAGGTGCGGCCGTACTCGCGCCGGACCATGTCCGGCATCGACAGGGTCACCGTGACGCAGCTGGAGTCCCCGCAGCGGGACCCGGCGGCGTGCGCGGTGACCCACGACGTGCCGGGCGTGCTGTTCGCGCTCGGCGGGCTCACGGGCAACTACTGGCACGACTTCAGCGACGTGCTGGTGCCGCTGTACGCCGCGTCGCGGCGGTACAAGGGCGAGGTCCTGTTCCTGGTCAGCAACGTCCAGCCGTGGTGGCTGGGCAAGTACGAGGCCGTCGTGCGCCGGCTCTCCAAGTACGACGCCGTGGACCTGGACCGGGACGCGCGGGTGCGTTGCTTCCGCCACCTCACCGTGGGCCTGCGCCTGCACAAGGAGCTCAGCATCGTACCGGACCTGACGCCGGACAGCCTGACCATGGCCGACTTCACGGCGTTCCTGCGAGAGACGTACGCGCTCCCGCGCGGCGCGCCGGCGAGCCCGACGGCGGAGAGGAAGCCGCGGCTGCTGCTGATCCACCGCGCGCACTACCGCCGGTTCGTGAACGTGCCGGAGATCAGGCGCGCGGCGGAGTCGGCGGGGTTCGAGGTGTCCGTGGCGAGCCCGCGCGGCGACACGCCAGTCGAGGAGACGGCGCGGATGGTGAACTCGCACGACGTGCTGTTGGGCGTGCACGGCGCCGGGCTGACGAACGCGGTGTTCCTCCCCGCCGGCGGCGTGGTGATCCAGGTGGTGCCGTACGGGCGGCTGGAGCGCATGGCGCGGACGGACTTCGGGGAGCCCGTGGCGGACATGGGCCTGCGCTACCTGGAGTACAGCGTGGCCGCGGCGGAGAGCACGCTGCTGGAGATGCTGGGGCCGGAGCACCCGGTGATCAAGGACCCGGACGCCGTGCACCGCAGCGGGTGGGACAAGGTCGCCGAGTACTACCTCGGGAAGCAGGACGTGCGCGTCGACGTCAACCGCTTCGCGCCCACGCTTGCGCAGGCGATGGACCACctgcggcaccggcaccggcagcaGTGA